TCATATAGAATTACTGATGCCTCCTGCAAAACCTTAAAACCTCTTCGTGTGATAAGGTCACTACTACCAGGACCTGCACCTACTAAACTAACTCTTGGATTATTGCTAGACATCATAATTTCTAATTTTAAAGGTGAAGAATTATTAATATGACAACAAACCTACGTATTTATTTTTATAAAATTACTTAAAATATACGTAATTATACGTACTTTTGCTTCATAACATGATAAAGACGTACGTATGAAAACCGTAATCGTAGTAGGAAATGGAATGGTAGGTTATAAATTTTGTGAAAAATTTGTAGCCAAAGAAACAAGTAAAGATTATAAGCTTATTGTTTTTGGTGATGAACCAAGACCCGCCTATGACCGTGTTCATTTAAGTGAATTTTTTGAAAACCAAGATGCGAAAGCTTTAGAAATGGCTCCTGCAGCATGGTATGCAGAAAATGGCATAGCACTCATGGTAAACGAACGGGTTTCTGACATTAATAGAACAGATAAAACCATTACTACTGCAAAAAACAGGGAATTTACCTATGACTATCTTGTATTAGCTACAGGTTCATCTGCTTTTGTACCGCCCATTAAAGGCGTAGAAAAAGAAGGTGTTTTTGTATATCGAACTATAGAAGATCTAGAAGGTATGTTATCGTATGCTGCTAAATTAAAAGCTAAAAATCCTAACGCTAAAGCTGCTGTTTTAGGGGGCGGACTTCTAGGTTTAGAAGCAGGAAAGGCAGTAATGGATATGGGTTTAGAACCACATATCGTTGAATTTGCTCCTAAACTAATGCCGAGACAATTAGATTCTAGAAGTAGTCAAGTACTACAACTAAAGCTAGAGTCTATAGGTTTACATATTCATTTAAGTAAAGCAACCAATCAAATACTAGGAGATGAAGCCATTACAGGAATGGAATTTGGTGAAGATGATGTTTTAGACGTAGAAATGCTTGTTATTTCTGCAGGTATACGTCCTCGAGACGAATTAGGGAAGTCTAGCGGACTAAAAATGGGAGTGCGTGGCGGTATTACCGTTAATAATAAAATGCAAACCTCGGACGAAAATATATATGCTATCGGTGAAATTGCACTATACAATCAAATGATTTATGGTTTAGTAGCTCCAGGTTATGAAATGGCTGCTGTAGCGGTTGATCAGATTATAGGCAAAACAGATAATCTAATGGCGGCTGAAATTGATATGTCTACCAAACTAAAATTAATTGGGGTTGATGTTGCTAGTTTTGGCGAGCCTTTTATGCCCGCTGCAAAAGGACATTCCGTAATATTTGAAAACAAAACGCAATACCTATATAAGAGAATCAATGTAAGTCTTGATGGTAAAAAACTCTTAGGAGGAATATTAGTAGGTGATGCTACGGATTATAGTATGTTACATCAAATATATTTGAATGACATGCCTATTCCTTCAGATCCATCAAAATTAATACTTCCTGCAGGCGATGGCGCCGCATCCTTTGGTAGCGTTATGGATTTACCAGATACTGCCGTAGTATGTTCTTGTGAAGCGGTGACTAAAGGACAAGTTTGTTGTTCCGTAAAAGATGATGGGAATGAAACCGTTAAGGAGGTTGCTAAGGCCACCAAAGCAACTACAGGTTGCGGAGGCTGTAAACCTATGGTGACCGACTTAGTAAACGAAACCTTGAAATCTTTAGGTAAAGTAGTTAAAGAACGTATTTGTGAACACTTTGATTATTCGCGACAAGAATTATATGATATCGTAAAAATGAAGAAGATTCAAGATTACGATGAATTACTAGATACTCACGGAAAAGGAAATGGATGTGAAGTTTGCAAACCTTTAGCAGCCTCCCTGTTTGCAAGTATTTTTAACGAAACAGCTAATGCACAAGATACGATACAAGATACTAACGATAGGTATTTGGCTAACATACAGCGTAATGGAACCTATTCTGTAGTACCGCGTGTTGCTGGTGGAGAAATTTCTCCTATACAAATGATTGCTATGGGCAGAATTGCTCAGAAATATGATTTATATACCAAAATTACGGGCGGGCAACGAATAGATATGTTCGGCGCCAAACTGCATGAATTACCATTAATATGGGAAGAATTAATCGCCGAAGGTTTTGAGACTGGACAAGCCTATGGAAAATCATTACGTACGGTAAAAAGTTGCGTAGGTTCTACATGGTGTAGGTATGGTATGGATGAAAGCATCAGCTTTGCTATAGAAATAGAAAACAGGTATAAAGGGATCCGCTCTCCACATAAATTTAAAGGTGGTGTTTCTGGATGTATCCGCGAATGTGCGGAAGCCCGTGGCAAAGATTTTGGCTTTATCGCCGTAGAAGGTGGTTGGAATATTTATATCGGCGGAAATGGCGGTGCAACTCCTAAACACGCACTGTTATTGGCTGAAAAAGTAGACAAAGAGACCGCCATAAAATATGTAGATCGTTTTTTAATGTATTACATACAAACGGCACAACCACTAATGCGTACTGCAGCGTGGTTAGACAAACTAGAAGGTGGTATTGACTATGTAAAAGATGTAGTAATTAATGATTGTCTAGGTATCGTTGATCAACTAGATATAGAAATGCAACATTTGGTAGACACCTACAAATGTGAGTGGAAAGAGGCTGTTGAAAACCCAGAAATCAGAGCTAAATACACGCACTTCGTGAATTCTACGGAAGCAGATGAGAATATTGAATTTGTATCCTTAAGGGAACAGAAAATGCCAGCTCCTTGGGCGTAACCAAAAAGAGTTACCTAATGTTTAACCCTAAAAATATTAAAAAATGATAGATTCCATTTTAAAAGAATACAATACAACCTCACTTGAAAATGTAACGGTATGGTTTAGAGCTGCTGCAGTTACAAAATTTCCCAAAAATGGAGGTGCTTGTGTAAAGTACAATGACAAACAAATAGCTGTTTTTAATTTTACGCGAGAAGGCAAATGGTACGCGTGCCAAAACTTATGCCCTCATAAAATGGAAATGGTATTATCTCGCGGTATGATTGGCGAAGATATGGGCACACCAAAAGTAGCTTGTCCATTGCATAAAAACACCTTCTCGTTAGAAACTGGAGAAAATTTAAACGGTACATTATCTGCCATTTCAACTTATCCTGTAAAAATAGAAGATGGTTTTGTGTATATTGGTTTTTCTGAATAGCTTTGGAGCAAACCTAAGAACACTATGGCATCATCGGATAAATTAGAAAAAGCTTTTATACTTTTTGACAAAGCGAACGAGCAAGATCCTAATAAAGAAATTTTTGAAGGAAAAGAATATGCTAAAGAAGTGCTTTATGCGATCCGGATGACTGAAAAGTTAACTTCTTTTGCTCCTAATGCATCAGAAGTATTACAACTTACTGCCAGATGCCAGCATATTTGTAGATGGGAGATTGCCCGTGATTCTTATGAAATGAACAGAACTGGCTACCTCACATGGCGCCAAGATCTAAAGAAGTTTCATGCTAAGAAAGCTGGCGAACTATTAGAAAGCATTGGTTATGATCAAGAAACCATTGACAATGTTGCTTTTCTATTAGAAAAAAAGCAACTTAAAAAGAATGAAGAAACCCAAATCTTAGAAGATGTGATCTGTTTGGTATTTCTTGAATATTACTTTGAACCATTTGCCCAGAAATATTCAGAAGAAAAGCTGATTGATATTTTACAAAAAACATGGCGTAAAATGTCTAAAGAAGGTCAAGAGGCGGCATTAAAACTTCCCTTATCTGCAAACTCTTTAACCTTAGTGGGCAAAGCCCTACAAGGCTAGACCTTTCTATATTGCACTTAAACAAGTAGCAAAAACATGAGTAAAACAAAATTTGAGCAACCGCTAGACGCTTCTACCTTTTTGAGAATTCGGAAATGGTATTTGCTTGCGCTAGCCGCAATTGCCCTGACAATTATTGTAGCTCAAATTTTAATACAAGTCCATTTAAATGCACAACTAGATGATTCTAGAGTGATAAATGTGGCGGGTAGGCAGCGTGCTTATAGTCAAAAACTAGTGAAAGAAGCATTGTTGTTAAACCAACCAGGCTCTGATAAAAGAAAAATTTTAACAGAATTAAAAAAGACAATTGCTACTTGGCAAATATCTCATGAAGCCTTACAGTTTGGGAATGATTCTATGGGAATCCAAAAAGAAACTCACCAAGATATTCTAGCCTTATTTAAAAAAATAACGCCGCATCATAGTGGTATGATTACGGCTGCACAACAAGTTATCGCAGCGGAAGAAAAACTAGCGCTAAGCCCTTCTGCAACTACGCAAAAAAACATTCAAACACTTCTTGATAACGAACGTACTTTTTTAAGGTTGATGGATGTTATTGTTAATGAATATGATAATAGAAGTAAAACACAACTAGAAAATTTAAAATTCAAAGAATACCTTCTGCTTATCTTTTCGTTACTTATATTATTTCTAGAAATCCTCTTTATTTTTAAACCACTATCACTTCAAATAAAAAATACGATTTCTAGGTTGATGAAAAACCAGTTGGAATCTGATGCTACTACCGATAAAATTCAGCAACTGTATCAGGAGAATGAAAAATCACTTAAAGAATTACAAGAACTTAATTTTGTTATAGACAATGCCGCCTTATTTGCAAGCGCAAAAAATGATGGAAGCGTGGTATTTATCAGTAAAAAATTCCAAGAACTTCTAGGGTGTAGTGATGAGGATTTATCTAAGCCATTATCTGAACTTCTTACCACGAATGAAGGCCAACAGCAATACTTAAAAGAAGTTCTAAAAAGTAACCGAAAGACCATTAGATCTGAAGAAATTAATGTAGAAACCAGAAAGGGAGAAAGTATCTGGTTAGACATGTCTATCATACCACTACATCAATCTAGTAAAAAACAAAACGTCCTTATTCTTTGTTCTGACATTACGGAGCGCAAGCAAAACCAAGAAAAAGTTGAGCAGCTTATCAAACAAAATTTTGAAGATAAAATACTTCAAAAAAAGGTACAAGCGAGTCAGATTGTTGAAGGGCAAGAAGAAGAACGGAAACGAATTGCTAAAGACATCCACGATGGAATTGGCCAGATGTTAACTGCGCTAAAATTCAATATAGAATCTATTAACCTAGATAATAAAGATAAGACAGCAGAAAAAATCGCCTATTTAAAAACTCTATGTTCAGATTTAATAAAAGGGGTTAGAACAGCCACTTTTAATTTGACCCCACCCGAATTAAAAGATCATGGTATCATTCCTGCTTTACATAAAATGACTTCTGAATTAGCTAAATTAACGGGTAAAAACATTCTATTTGATAATCAAACAGAAAAATTTATACGTTTTGATTCGCTTGCAGAAACCAACATCTATCGCGTAGCGCAGGAGGCTGTAAATAATGCCATAAAATATGCCGAAGCCAATTACATCTTATTAAGTATAAAATACACAGACAATATTCTGAGTATTGTTATAGATGATGACGGTAAAGGCTTTGATGAAACCATCCTGGATAAAATGCCTAAAAACAACAGTGAGGGGGGTATGGGGCTTTTTTACATGAGAGAGCGGATTAGCTATATCAATGGCCGTTTATTTATTAATTCAATTCCAGGAGAAGGTACGCGAGTTACTCTTAATTACAAAACTATTGCACCAGAAAAAGACGTACATTTAGTCTCATAAATTACCACAAATGAAAATTAGAATTAAAGGAAATACCATAAGATATAGACTTACAAAGAGTGATGTAGAAACCTTTTGTTCTACAGGTTTTTTAAGTGAGAAAATAGCGTTTGCATCCACTCCATTTTCGTATGAATTAGTAGCTAAAGAAGGAATCTCACAACTAGAGGCAGATTACACCAATAATATCATCACCTTATATTTTCCTAAAGTAGACACTACAGATTGGGCTACCAATGATACTGTAGGTTTTGAAAATGTACACACCACCTCAGCAGGCGATGCTATCAGTATCCTTATTGAAAAAGACTTTATTTGCATGGATCAATCCTTGGAAGATCAAGCTAACCACTACCCAAATCCTAAGCTTTAAAAGCCAGTAGTTATTATTTTGAGCCATCAGCCATGACAGGCTAATCATAATAGTAAATAAATTTATTTCTACAAAAAACAGGCTAAACATTAAATCAAAGTTAAATTATGGCCTAAAAAAGAGTATTTGTGTTCTGTTTAACAAGAAAACTTAGAAAATAAACCTTAATTGCTGACGCATAGCTCTTAGCGTTTATTAAAAACGATAAGTTTTGTAAAACTAACCACATCCAAGTAATTGGATACAACTAGCGCTACTTGAAAACAAAACTACTCTACTCCGTATTCGTTATTCTAATTATTTCGAACAGCGTAACCGCTAAAGAAAAACGAAATTTCAATCACAAAAAATCTACTGCTAATCAGGCAGAAAAATATACGGTAAGTGGTTATATAAAAGAACAGGGCAGTGGTGAAAATTTATTTGGAGTCTCTGTTTATATTCCAGAATTAAAAGTGGGTACCATCACAAATGAATATGGTTTCTTTTCATTTACGGTCCCTAAAGGAAAACATAGTGTAGTCTTCTCTTACATAGGCTTTACCTCACAGGTTAAAGAAATTGATCTGAATGCTGACTTAGAAGTATTCGTAAATTTAATAGCATCGTCTGAAGCCTTATCTGAAGTTGTGGTTATAGCAGACCAGAATGTTAAAGAAAGTAAAGTAACTCAAATGAGCGCTGTTCGTCTTAACCCTATGGATGTGCAAGATCTTCCAGCATTACTCGGTGAAAAAGACGTTTTAAAGACCTTACAACTCTTACCCGGTATTCAAGGAGGGTCAGAAGGTAGTTCCGGATTTCATGTACGCGGAGGTACACCAGATCAAAACTTAATAATTCTTGATGATGCTGTTGTGTATAATTCTAATCACTTGTTTGGTTTCTTTTCCGTTTTTAACGGAGATGCTGTAAAGTCTGTTGAAGCTTTTAAGGGTGGTTTTCCTGCCCGTTATGGCGGCAGATTATCTTCTGTCATCAATATAGGCATGAAAGATGGCAATAAAGAAAAACTCTCTGGAAATATAAATATTGGATTAGTTTCATCATCCGTGGTACTTGAAGGGCCAATTAATAAAGGGAAGACATCCTTTATCATGAGCGGAAGACGTACTTATGCAGATTTAATTGTACAACCTTTTCTTGATAAAGATGAAAATGGCGGTTATTTTTTTACAGATTTAAACTTTAAAATACATCATATCTTTAGTTCAAAAGATAAACTGTATTGGAGTAATTACTACGGAAAAGATAAATTTTACAGCAGATATCTTGATGCAACAGCTAAAGAAAAAACAAACCTTGCTTGGGGGAATATTACCTCAACATTACGCTGGAATCATCAATTTAGCAATAAACTATTTGCGAATACTTCCCTTATTTTTAGTAACTACGAATTCAAAATTAATATTGACAATAAAGATTTAAAAATTGATGAGTATGATGACAACTACTTATTTAATACAAGCTCTGGTATTGATGATTATTCTATAAAAACAGATTTTGATTACTACCCAAATAACAAACACAGTGTAAAATTTGGAGCTATTGCAACAAGACATAATTTTACTCCTCAAAGAGTTGTAATTAAAGATCCCTACAGTGGTTCTATTAACAAAACACAAGAGCTCAATTCTTTTGAAGGTGCAGTATATCTAGAAGATGATTGGAAGGTTACCGATAAGCTTAATTTTTCTCCTGGTTTCAGGGCCAGTTACTTTAACTATAAAGCAGAGAATTATTTAAATTTTGAACCTCGCATTGCCTTGTCGTATAATTTAAGACCAGATTTAGCCTTCAAAGCATCTTATTCTAAAATGAATCAATATATTCATTTGTTATCAAGTTCCGGCATCGGTTTACCAACAGATTTATGGGTTTCTTCTACCGATAATGTGAAGCCTCAAAGCTCAGAACAATATGCTATTGGAATAGCAAAAGATTTTCAAGAAAAAGAGTATTCATTCTCTGCTGAAGCCTACTATAAAAAATTAGATAATGTAATTTCTTATAAAGAAGGGGCTTCATTTTTAGCCCTCGACAATTTAGAAAGTGGGAAAAATATAAATTGGGAAGAAAATATAACCACAGGTCAAGGGTGGGCCTATGGTACAGAACTTCTTTTTAGAAAACAATCAGGACCTTTAACGGGTTGGTTGGGCTATACACTTTCCTGGTCTGAAAGACAATTTGATGAACTAAACTTAGGAAAGAAATTCTTTGATCGCTATGATCGCAGACATGATATATCATTAGTAGGTATTTATAAGCCTAGCGAAAAAATAACATTATCTGGAACTTGGGTATTATCTACAGGTAATAACTATACACTTCCTAATTTACAACGTTTGAACAATCTAGGGAATTTCCCCATCAATACGAATTACAACTACTATAATGGAAATGAAGAATTTAGTTCAGGAAGAAATAATTTTAGAGGAGAAACTACCCACAGATTAGATTTAGGAATTCAATTTCATAAAAAGAAAAAGAACAACAAAGTGCGTACTTGGGGAATCTCATTATACAATGCCTACTCTAGACAAAATCCGTTTATCTACACTCTCGATGATAAATATTACGATTACAATGACAAGAATGCCACATTAGAAAAAGAGTTAACTAGAACCTCTGTACTTATGCTCATACCTTCTATAAATTACAACCTAAAATTCTAAGTTCATGAAAACATTAACCACCATACTGTTTCTTATTTTAATCGTATTCTCGGGATGTCAAAAAGTTGTAGATGCTGATAAGTTATTAGATGCAGAAGAAAAAGTGTATATTTTAAGTTATATATCTCCTACAGATACTCTTTTAACCGTAAGCGTTTCTAAAGCACTACCGGCTATAGGCACACCATTAAGCTATGATGACACGGAAAACTACAGCTCTTTTATTATTGAAGACGCTATAGTAAGCATAGCTGATGTTGAAGGAAACGCTGTACAGCTTCTATATTCTAATGAAAATTCTACGTATTCTACCAATGCAGAAAATCTTAAAATAACAGAGGGAAGTCAATATTTTTTGGAAGTAATTACACAAGGAGAAACCTATACCTCAAGTTGTAAAATTCCTAAAAAAGTAGCTACTATTCTAGAAAACCTGGTTGTAGATCGTGATGAATACGGCGTCTACACCGATATAGATATAAGCTTTAAAGATATAGTGGGTACTACTAATTTTTATATTGTTGGTGCCAAATACGAAGAGACATTTGAAGAAGAAACGTATCAAGGCTCACTACAATTTGAAACTGGCGGCTTTCTTACTGATGCTATCGGAGATGGCGCCACTTTAAATGATAAGACGTCTGCGTATACAGGGTCTTTAGAAGAAGGAACTTCTGTTAAACTAACCTTACAGGTAGCAAATGTTGAAGAAGTAATTTATCAAAACTTAAGAGCTTCCTATTTAAATGACGACTCGGACGGTAATCCTTTTATTGAATACAGTATTGCTCCAGATAATATAGATGGTAAAAATGGAGTTGGTGTTTTTGGAGGATATCAATTAACTGAAAAAATCATAGAAGTTCAATATTGATTAAAAAATAAATATCTAAAAATTTAAAATTAACACTTTGCCGCTAATTTTAATTTAATAGCCTCCATTTCATTTACAGTAGCGGTATACCCAATATCAAAAAGCTCTTGGGTTTTCTGAATATCAAAAACACCAAAATGGAAGGCATCTTCTATCTCTATGGCATGGTCACACATTTTAAGTCTAGGGGCTACATTTGTACTGATAGCTAATTGAAGACAACGGTGTGCAATTTCTAATCGGCTATTTATCTTCTTTCCTTTTTCTAAGCCACTAACGTTAGAACCAAGAACAAATGCACTCTTTTCTCTAAGAACATCTACCGGCAGGTTATTCAAAACACCACCATCAACATATGTATTGCCATTAAAAACAACTGGTTTAAAGACTAATGGGATAGCACAAGAAGCCATGATTGCAGGTATTAATTTTCCTCCACACATAATTTCATTTAATCCAGAATCTAAATTAGTAGCCGATAAAAACAGCGGTATGGGTAATTCATTAAAATCATGCTTTATATGATAATAAAGAAATTCTTTTAAGCGAGACATATCTCGAATAGACTTAAACCCTAATCCTAATTTAAAAATGTGCAGAAAAGAAGCTGTTTTGGTTAAATCTAAAATTTCTAATGGAGCATAACCCGAACAATACAATGCACCAATAACAGATCCACCACTCGCACCCGAAATGTGTGTTGGGAAAATTCCGTTTTCATTCAATGCCTGCAACACACCAATATGAGCCGCTGCTCTTGCACCGCCTCCAGAAAGCGCTATTCCTATCGTAGTTTCTTTCATTTTGACTTTAAATTTAACTGTTTCATGATGTCTTCCAACATTTCTACTTGCACTTGCTGAATAGTTAAAAGTTCTTGCTGTTGGTGTATAATTAAATGATCTATTTTCTCATGCAATGTCCTAATCTCTAACTCTGCTTTTAAATTAATCATATAATCTTGTTGGCTCCTTTCGCGGTCTTTTTCTTCTTGCCTATTTTGGCTCATCATAATTACCGGCGCTTGCAATGCAGCTAGACATGAAAGTATTAAATTTAGTAAAATAAAAGGATAAGGATCAAAACCCTTATTAAGAAGAAAAACAATATTAGACGTAATCCATATTGCAATAAATAAACCAAAAATAATTATGAATTTCCAACTACCACCAAATGCCGCAACACGGTCTGCCAAACGCTGACCTACTGAATAATCTGCACTATCCTCAGCAGTACTTTTGGTAGTAATCATCTCATTATTAGCAATAGTTTCCAAAACATCATTTTCTAAACTAGAGAGCTCCCCTACCTCTTTGATTAAATAATTTGATAAATACTTTTGTCTATAAATATTAAGTTCAGATAATGCTAAAAAACTTTCCTTTGTAAATGAAGGATAATCCTTTATAATAATATCAAAAATTGATTTCCTAATTGTTCCGCCAACAAATTTTTCGTTAATCGGGAATTCTTTTTGAGAGATATTACTAACAAAGGTTTTCATAATCATGCGTTTATCGTTCTTAAAAATAACCTTTTCTTTTAATCTTATTGTCAAGCTTCCTGTAATAGTATTTATCTTTGCCTCTTTTATAAAAATGAAGACATACTTTACTGCTTTACTTATTTTTCTATTTGGCTTTAGTCTCAGTTTTAGCCAGACAAGGTATAAAGACGATATATTTTCTGACGTTAGATCACGAACGCTTGTGTATGCAGATACATTAAAGTTAGATTTTTATGATGTTAAAAAAGACCGTGAGCAATTAAAACCGCTTGTTATTCTAGTACATGGTGGTGGGTTTGTTGCAGGCCAAAGAAATGGTGGTGATGAAAAAGGTTTGAGTAAGGCCCTAGCAAAAAAAGGATATGCTGTGGCATCTATTGACTACCGCCTATCTTTAAGAAAAAAATCTTTTGGATGTGATTGCCGCACTTCTCTAAAAATGAAAACCTATTTAGAAACTGTTGCAGACCTAAATAAATCTATCTGGTATTTAACCAATTATTCTAAAAGCTTTAATATAGACCCAAATAATGTAATTCTTATTGGGAGTAGTGCAGGTGCAGAAATGGTTTTAAATGCTGTTATTATGAGAAATCATTATTTATTTAAAACTATTTATTATAGCGATGCAAAGATTAAAGGTATTGTGAGTTTTGCTGGTGCCACTTTAAACAATGACTATTTGACCAAAGAAAATGCAGTTCCTATGTTATTTTTTCATGGCAAATTAGACACCAGAGTCCCTTATGCTCTAGCTGCCCATCATGACTGTGAAGTACGTTCTGATGGTTATGTATTGCTTGATGGCCCTAAAATCATTACTCAAAAGCTAAAAGATCTCAACCAATCCTTTTCACTCCATGTAGATTTAGATGGCGGCCATAATTGGGCACAATGGGGTTACAATTACGAAGATATTATCACTAAATTTTTGTACGAAAACATTTTGAACGGGGCAAAAATTCAAACTATAGAAACCATTGCCACTCCTATTTCTAAAAAATAAGACTACGCACTATCTTGTGCAAATATTTTGGCTAACAAGCCATATAATTCAGGATGCTTTTCTTTGAATTTTTCAGGTTGATTAAAGAAGTACTCACTTACTACACTCAAAAATTCTATCTGACTGGTAGCACCATAAGGGTTTATATCAGAGTCATTTTCTTTAATTTTTTCAATTTCTTGATGCATTAGATTCAACCATGGGAGCACATACTGTTGGCTCATAATGCTTTCTGGAATACCGTCTACGGCACCATCTGCCTTATCAATCAGGTGAACAAACTCATGGATTCCCACATTATTTTTACTGTCCTTAATAGCAAAACCTGCACGCAATGCCGGCAAAGAAAGAATCATTAACCGGTTCATATCACCAGAACCAACTTTGCCTAAAATGTTGCGTTTCTCTCCCTCAGTTTGGTGGTCTTCATTAAAAGAGTCTTTATATAATAGCACTTCATTAATATTCCTATACCGCAATTCTGGAAAACCAAAAAGCGGAATAACAGCACTAGAAGCAACCAACAAACGATCACTTTCTTCAATTTTAATTTTCACCCCTGTTATAGTCACCGTATTTAAAAAATAAAGTACATCGGCTTCAAATTTTAACTTGTTAGCGGGGTCTAATTCGCTATAAAATTGAACTTTTTCATTCAATATTTTTTTCCATACATCAGGAAAAATTTTGAGTTTAAAATTCTTTTTCTTTATCCAAATCCTCCAAATCATATACCCAAAAAAAAGCATAGGGAGTAACCAAGCAATTGAATATGGCATTGATGTTATTATTTCTGATTTATTTCATCTATTAAATTAGCCACTAAAGAGGTCCAGCCCGTTTGATGCGATGCACCTACGCCTCTACCATTATCACCATCAAAATATTCATAAAAAAGAATTAAATCTTTAAAGTCTTCTCTGGCATAAAACTCTTTATGCAGTGCATGAACAATACGGTTATCATCTTTATCTTTCTCAAAAATTGAAATTAATCTTTTACTTATTTCAATACTTATCTCCTTTAAAGTCATCTGGTTTTTACTCCCAGCAGGGTATTCAAATTTTAAGCATTCCCCTCCATAATTGTGATACTCTTTTAATGCTTGAATAAATAAATAATTCATTGGAAACC
This genomic stretch from Cellulophaga algicola DSM 14237 harbors:
- the nirB gene encoding nitrite reductase large subunit NirB — its product is MKTVIVVGNGMVGYKFCEKFVAKETSKDYKLIVFGDEPRPAYDRVHLSEFFENQDAKALEMAPAAWYAENGIALMVNERVSDINRTDKTITTAKNREFTYDYLVLATGSSAFVPPIKGVEKEGVFVYRTIEDLEGMLSYAAKLKAKNPNAKAAVLGGGLLGLEAGKAVMDMGLEPHIVEFAPKLMPRQLDSRSSQVLQLKLESIGLHIHLSKATNQILGDEAITGMEFGEDDVLDVEMLVISAGIRPRDELGKSSGLKMGVRGGITVNNKMQTSDENIYAIGEIALYNQMIYGLVAPGYEMAAVAVDQIIGKTDNLMAAEIDMSTKLKLIGVDVASFGEPFMPAAKGHSVIFENKTQYLYKRINVSLDGKKLLGGILVGDATDYSMLHQIYLNDMPIPSDPSKLILPAGDGAASFGSVMDLPDTAVVCSCEAVTKGQVCCSVKDDGNETVKEVAKATKATTGCGGCKPMVTDLVNETLKSLGKVVKERICEHFDYSRQELYDIVKMKKIQDYDELLDTHGKGNGCEVCKPLAASLFASIFNETANAQDTIQDTNDRYLANIQRNGTYSVVPRVAGGEISPIQMIAMGRIAQKYDLYTKITGGQRIDMFGAKLHELPLIWEELIAEGFETGQAYGKSLRTVKSCVGSTWCRYGMDESISFAIEIENRYKGIRSPHKFKGGVSGCIRECAEARGKDFGFIAVEGGWNIYIGGNGGATPKHALLLAEKVDKETAIKYVDRFLMYYIQTAQPLMRTAAWLDKLEGGIDYVKDVVINDCLGIVDQLDIEMQHLVDTYKCEWKEAVENPEIRAKYTHFVNSTEADENIEFVSLREQKMPAPWA
- the nirD gene encoding nitrite reductase small subunit NirD → MIDSILKEYNTTSLENVTVWFRAAAVTKFPKNGGACVKYNDKQIAVFNFTREGKWYACQNLCPHKMEMVLSRGMIGEDMGTPKVACPLHKNTFSLETGENLNGTLSAISTYPVKIEDGFVYIGFSE
- a CDS encoding DUF4202 domain-containing protein; the protein is MASSDKLEKAFILFDKANEQDPNKEIFEGKEYAKEVLYAIRMTEKLTSFAPNASEVLQLTARCQHICRWEIARDSYEMNRTGYLTWRQDLKKFHAKKAGELLESIGYDQETIDNVAFLLEKKQLKKNEETQILEDVICLVFLEYYFEPFAQKYSEEKLIDILQKTWRKMSKEGQEAALKLPLSANSLTLVGKALQG
- a CDS encoding sensor histidine kinase, translating into MSKTKFEQPLDASTFLRIRKWYLLALAAIALTIIVAQILIQVHLNAQLDDSRVINVAGRQRAYSQKLVKEALLLNQPGSDKRKILTELKKTIATWQISHEALQFGNDSMGIQKETHQDILALFKKITPHHSGMITAAQQVIAAEEKLALSPSATTQKNIQTLLDNERTFLRLMDVIVNEYDNRSKTQLENLKFKEYLLLIFSLLILFLEILFIFKPLSLQIKNTISRLMKNQLESDATTDKIQQLYQENEKSLKELQELNFVIDNAALFASAKNDGSVVFISKKFQELLGCSDEDLSKPLSELLTTNEGQQQYLKEVLKSNRKTIRSEEINVETRKGESIWLDMSIIPLHQSSKKQNVLILCSDITERKQNQEKVEQLIKQNFEDKILQKKVQASQIVEGQEEERKRIAKDIHDGIGQMLTALKFNIESINLDNKDKTAEKIAYLKTLCSDLIKGVRTATFNLTPPELKDHGIIPALHKMTSELAKLTGKNILFDNQTEKFIRFDSLAETNIYRVAQEAVNNAIKYAEANYILLSIKYTDNILSIVIDDDGKGFDETILDKMPKNNSEGGMGLFYMRERISYINGRLFINSIPGEGTRVTLNYKTIAPEKDVHLVS
- a CDS encoding DUF7009 family protein, whose translation is MKIRIKGNTIRYRLTKSDVETFCSTGFLSEKIAFASTPFSYELVAKEGISQLEADYTNNIITLYFPKVDTTDWATNDTVGFENVHTTSAGDAISILIEKDFICMDQSLEDQANHYPNPKL